CAACAACCTCTCTCAAGTTTCAAAAGAATGATCCCCCTTCATTATAATCATAAATTAAGATACTTTAGAGGGGGAGAATTAAAGAATTAAGGCAAATGTAGCCGTTGATTGGATGAGATTTTATATTGAATATCTATAAGCCAGTAATTCACTTGAGTCACAGAATCTCGTGTTAATTTTGTCTGTTAGTCTTATAGTCTCATATTAATAAATGATTAAAACTTGTCTATAACGTGAGTGTACAAGAACTATATGATAATAAATTAGGACTGTAATAAGTTCAGAGTTTGATTTCTTgctatataataaaaaaatgaatatccTAATCCTCTGATAATCAGAAAAAGGAATATTCTATGCATGTACACATAGAGCATAAGAACTAACAAAGCAAGTTCCTCAAATAATTCCTCAAATTGTATTAGGGCAAGTATGTATGCCGTTAATAAatgaaatttcagtttttttgtcACAAACAACTGGATTTTGATTTCTAAACACCCATAATCTTGTCCCTTTCTCTCCCTGTGAGAGACCTTCCCTCTGGTTGAGGGTGATTCTCATCGTTCTGTGTGAGTGGCCAATCGAGTCCCTTTCTGTTGTCGCCGATCCTAGCTATCGgtgggttttcttttgtttttttcttcctcgAGTTTCTTGGCTGATCTGCCTTCCTCTCTCCCCTCTGCTGTCTCTCATCCATCTTCATCCAATTTCCGAGCTTCAATCACCTTTGACCACGATTTGTTGTGGTGTTTTGAGTGGGTGTGTATCGATCTGGTGCTTCCACTGGGTCGGGTGTTCCTTGCACCGTCACCCTCTCTTTGTTGTTTGCCTTTGTTGGTAGTGTTGCTCGTGGACTCCCACGAGCTTCTTTCAATTGGTTGCAGGTTCTTGGTGGTTTGTAGCTGTGTTCAGAGTGAAGCTTGGATTTGGCTGCAGGTATCGATGAGGCGCAGTTTATTTTGGGGCCAGATTTTGGATGGATCGACATGCACGGCTGCTGTTTTGGTGGTTgcagtggtggtgatggtggacgATGCAACGGAAGTGGAAGTTTCtaggttttcttttgttttggtcttAACTTTTGGTTGGGCTACTGTTctttgtttgtgtgttttgtttttgggcctTTGTGTTGTATATTTTGGCCCATTGTGTTGTAATGTTTGTGATTGAATATATGTTGCCTTTGTTccgaaataaaaaacaaaacaactggATTTTGTTGTTGATTGGTTTTGATTTCAATTGGGCTGCTTCTTTCATTACATTTACACTTAAAATGATTTGGTTTTTCAAAAATTTAGCCTGCAAGGTGTCGTGGTGTAGTTCGTTATCATATAAGTCTAACACGCTTGTTTGGTAAGCCAGTTGAAATTAGATCTTGAGAATATGATTGGATTGACAAAGACTTGTAAGATATGATTTGTAACCATGTAAAAATATAGGTTAGATAACTCACTCTATTGTGGAATCATAACTCATCATGTTCAATCATGTCTTTGTATAAAACATGACTTACATACAAGTCATGTCCATCTTACATTTGATATAATAAATAACAGATTAAACTCAAGTATACTTTAATTGATCATAATATATCTTATCCAATCCACCAAACGGGATCTGAAGGTCCCGGGGTTCGAACCCGGTCAACACCATTTTTATGTTCCGTAGTCTACCTGACGTCGTTTTGTGTAATCTATTTTAAACGTTGCCGTTTATTTCTCCTTAACGGTGTTACGAACCTCAATCCAAGCATAGAAACCCCGCGAAACACGCGGCGGGCTAACTCAAATTTGCATAATCCACGTCATGGTGAGAAGCCTCCACCAAACCTCAACCAATCACGCGAGCCGTTGGCATAACTTCCTCCCTTCCCATTGGTCCGTTTCCTCCACGTCATCACCCCCTAGATTCTTCACCACTCAAATTTTCccaagaaaattaagaaaaatgaatttTCTCGAGAAAAAACGCCCCCACTTTCCCATACATAAAAGATGAAACCCCGAATCCAAAATCTAAATCAAATCCACCACCGATTTCATTCCCAAAATCGCAACTGTCCAATTCCCAGTTCgtccaaaaattcaaaatccaaaaacaatggCTCCCAAAACGCTGCTTTTGATCCTATTGACGGTGCAATTCCTCccgtcctctctctctctgatttcCGCGCCGGAGCTCCGCCCTCCCTACGCCACCCCAAGAGCCATCTCCGTACGCCccatctctttttctctctctctacaatttgaatttttggattcggattgattgattgattgattgattgattgattgattgattggttgtttGATTGAGATTTGGTTGGTTGATTTGCAGGATTTGAAGGAGGCGATTGTGAAGGGACTAGGGTTTCAAGCGGAGGATCTAAAGGTGTCGGGGTTCGATTTGAGGGACGCGCAGGTGGGGCATTCGGTGGCGTACGAGTTCGACGTGGAGGTGGACAACAAGGTCCTGCCTTTCAAGCTTCTGGAGGACGTCGACCGCTGGGACTACGCCGACTTGCCCATTTTTAGGGTCGAGGACGAAAATGGGTTGGTCCTGAAAGGCAAATCGGGTGGTGGGTTGCCTCCGGTTTTGGCTCCGTTTCAGCTGGCTGGGCCCATGGAGCTCTGGATTCAGGACGCCAAAGATATGAGGATTTCGCTTCCTGTAAGTATAGGCAACTAGATTTCGAATATTTAGCTCaaagtgttttaatttttaatacacAAACGATATTTTACTTTAAACTAATATAGAATCTGCGGATTTGatgaatcatttaaaattttaacttgTTCCTAATTTTAAAAGTATGATTTACGGAATTATAATCACGGAAGTAAAATTGCAATGTGACCTGTTGTTTATGATTAAAATTTGGAGTTCTGGGAACTGATTTGTTGAATGTTATGCAGCATGATGTGGATGCTGGTGTGTTGAAGAAGGTGATATTGGCAGAAGGGGCTGTGGTCACAGTGAAGGGTGCCAGGTCTGTGAGTCTTCGCCAACCTCTTCAGCTCCCATTGCCATTGAACCGAACCAACAATGGGTTCGCTTCTGGTCTTGTGACCTTGGCTGAATGGCTGCGCCGTGCTTCTCGAACCCAATCATCTCCACTGCTTTCTCTCCGCATTGTTGGTCCGACTTCCCTCGCATCACCTTCCTCGACCTCTCCCTCCGTGAACAACAAGCTCAAACTAAAGCGCCTTGCCCCAGGCCTTGTGGAGTTGTCCTCACGATCAAACACCAAGCCCGTTTCTGTTGAGCTGCAAAACCAAGAGACCACGGCCATTTTAACCCCTAGCTACTTCAGCACGGTCTGGCCCCTTGCTTCCATTAATGGCTCCAACCCTAACTTGGTAGGTTTCGAGTCACTGCTTGCATCCGTGCTGGGTCCTAAGGCCAATAAGAAAGGATCCTTCAAGTTATTGAAGGCAGATGTGTCTGCACAGACGTTTTTGAAGATCGGGTTTGGGGTCGAGAAGAAGCTTAAAGAAGGAGATGGGATTGATTTGAAGGGTTTTCCAGAATGGAGGACAAAGCCTGAGACCGTGAGGTTGCATTTTGAGGTGCTGGCTAAGGTTGACGGGGATAAGATCATTCCAGAGAGAGTGGTTCCGGTTAACCCTGTATTAGTGGAGGACACCGTGGCACCGAGTGAGCTACTGGGCAATGTCTCCATGTCCACAGTCCCCATCATTCATCCTCCGGCGAACCCCTATACCTTGTAAAGTTTTCCGGTTTAGGGTTTACTGATACAAAATCTGGAAGTGTAAAGATAAAACcgattttgttcctttttttcttcaagcATGAGGAGTTAGATGAGGTGTGGTTGTACTATAAAAATTTATGTAATGGAGTTACCGAgcgtttaaattaatttatgaaaccttgatttatatgtatatatagcatGAGTTCAACTTCGTCAGAAGGACTGATGTTTGAAATGACAatttaatccaactggattcTTAGTACAACAGCAAACTAAATACAAATCTCTGCAGGAAACTTGAGAATTTAGTAAATTTCACTTCTTGATGAACGAAACCCCCTTCTGGATGCTTGCTGCTAACTCCGTTTTCGCCTTCTCTAATCCAACCCTATCGACAAACCAATAAGAATGTTTAAGTTGTTCTATGCTATTTTGCAGCAACACAATTGTGGAGTGTGCATAATTAAGAACTGTTTTACCTCTCATACTCATTCAGAGGCCCGAGTTGGTAGATTTCCTCTGCTCCGCCACGACCAAGCCGGACCTTGGTTGCGAAGAAAGGAAGTTCGGTTACCTGCCACAAAGATTAAGCATTGTGCTTGGTTACTAGAAGTTCAGAACTTGGTCTTAAGACAACGTTGATGCCAATAAGGCTAGAACAGAGTACCTCAGAGGCAACAAAAGCGCATTCAACA
This genomic stretch from Pyrus communis chromosome 2, drPyrComm1.1, whole genome shotgun sequence harbors:
- the LOC137725302 gene encoding protein TUNICAMYCIN INDUCED 1-like; the encoded protein is MAPKTLLLILLTVQFLPSSLSLISAPELRPPYATPRAISDLKEAIVKGLGFQAEDLKVSGFDLRDAQVGHSVAYEFDVEVDNKVLPFKLLEDVDRWDYADLPIFRVEDENGLVLKGKSGGGLPPVLAPFQLAGPMELWIQDAKDMRISLPHDVDAGVLKKVILAEGAVVTVKGARSVSLRQPLQLPLPLNRTNNGFASGLVTLAEWLRRASRTQSSPLLSLRIVGPTSLASPSSTSPSVNNKLKLKRLAPGLVELSSRSNTKPVSVELQNQETTAILTPSYFSTVWPLASINGSNPNLVGFESLLASVLGPKANKKGSFKLLKADVSAQTFLKIGFGVEKKLKEGDGIDLKGFPEWRTKPETVRLHFEVLAKVDGDKIIPERVVPVNPVLVEDTVAPSELLGNVSMSTVPIIHPPANPYTL